A window of Xiphophorus hellerii strain 12219 chromosome 19, Xiphophorus_hellerii-4.1, whole genome shotgun sequence contains these coding sequences:
- the tmem179ab gene encoding transmembrane protein 179 isoform X1, whose amino-acid sequence MLRLRSSLLPLRSRTFSGGQKAEASDGKMALDNLIFAQCILYFLAFVFGFIAVVPLSENSEDFGGKCLLFTRGMWQNENITVSKQRFIVEEWGPECSCSFITFIGIASLILSAVQAWRLLFFLCKGHDDSSFFNAFLNLMISSLVMFTIFLSSTIVSVGFNLWCDAITESGTMPNSCEELQDTDLELGLDNSAFYDQFVIAQFGLWAAWLSWLGITVLAFLKVYHNYRQEDLLDSLIHEKELLLSRSSRCGSDLKTGLI is encoded by the exons ATGCTGCGCCTCCGCTCGTCTCTGCTTCCACTGCGCAGCCGCACTTTCTCCGGCGGGCAGAAGGCAGAGGCGTCAGACGGGAAAATGGCCCTCGACAATCTGATCTTCGCGCAGTGCATCCTCTACTTTCTGGCCTTCGTGTTCGGCTTCATCGCCGTGGTGCCGCTGTCGGAGAACTCGGAGGACTTCGGGGGGAAATGTCTGCTGTTCACCCGTGGAATGTGGCAAAACGAAAACATCACCGTGTCGAAGCAGCGTTTCATCGTGGAGGAGTGGGGACCCGAGTGCTCCTGCAGCTTCATCACTTTTATCGGGATTGCATCCCTCATCCTATCCGCAGTGCAGGCATGGAGGCTGCTGTTCTTTTTGTGCAAAGGACACGACGA CAGCTCATTTTTCAATGCCTTCCTCAACCTGATGATAAGCTCCCTGGTGATGTTCACCATCTTCCTATCCAGCACCATTGTCAGCGTGGGTTTCAACCTGTGGTGCGATGCCATCACTGAGAGTGGGACCATGCCTAACAG TTGTGAGGAGCTGCAGGACACGGACCTTGAACTTGGCCTGGACAATTCTGCCTTCTATGACCAGTTCGTAATAGCTCAG TTTGGCCTTTGGGCTGCCTGGCTGTCCTGGCTTGGGATCACAGTGTTAGCCTTCCTGAAGGTCTACCATAACTACAGACAGGAGGATCTGCTCGACTCCCTGATCCATGAGAAGGAACTGCTGCTCAGCCGCTCTTCACGCTGCGGCTCTGACCTCAAAACTGGCCTGATCTAG
- the tmem179ab gene encoding transmembrane protein 179 isoform X2: MLRLRSSLLPLRSRTFSGGQKAEASDGKMALDNLIFAQCILYFLAFVFGFIAVVPLSENSEDFGGKCLLFTRGMWQNENITVSKQRFIVEEWGPECSCSFITFIGIASLILSAVQAWRLLFFLCKGHDDSFFNAFLNLMISSLVMFTIFLSSTIVSVGFNLWCDAITESGTMPNSCEELQDTDLELGLDNSAFYDQFVIAQFGLWAAWLSWLGITVLAFLKVYHNYRQEDLLDSLIHEKELLLSRSSRCGSDLKTGLI, from the exons ATGCTGCGCCTCCGCTCGTCTCTGCTTCCACTGCGCAGCCGCACTTTCTCCGGCGGGCAGAAGGCAGAGGCGTCAGACGGGAAAATGGCCCTCGACAATCTGATCTTCGCGCAGTGCATCCTCTACTTTCTGGCCTTCGTGTTCGGCTTCATCGCCGTGGTGCCGCTGTCGGAGAACTCGGAGGACTTCGGGGGGAAATGTCTGCTGTTCACCCGTGGAATGTGGCAAAACGAAAACATCACCGTGTCGAAGCAGCGTTTCATCGTGGAGGAGTGGGGACCCGAGTGCTCCTGCAGCTTCATCACTTTTATCGGGATTGCATCCCTCATCCTATCCGCAGTGCAGGCATGGAGGCTGCTGTTCTTTTTGTGCAAAGGACACGACGA CTCATTTTTCAATGCCTTCCTCAACCTGATGATAAGCTCCCTGGTGATGTTCACCATCTTCCTATCCAGCACCATTGTCAGCGTGGGTTTCAACCTGTGGTGCGATGCCATCACTGAGAGTGGGACCATGCCTAACAG TTGTGAGGAGCTGCAGGACACGGACCTTGAACTTGGCCTGGACAATTCTGCCTTCTATGACCAGTTCGTAATAGCTCAG TTTGGCCTTTGGGCTGCCTGGCTGTCCTGGCTTGGGATCACAGTGTTAGCCTTCCTGAAGGTCTACCATAACTACAGACAGGAGGATCTGCTCGACTCCCTGATCCATGAGAAGGAACTGCTGCTCAGCCGCTCTTCACGCTGCGGCTCTGACCTCAAAACTGGCCTGATCTAG
- the LOC116708629 gene encoding uncharacterized protein LOC116708629 yields the protein MYMYFQVKQSQIFVSLLQNQSETPDILTSENQRSLSALSFSSASSAPLLKHPHFFDSTITLQRISAFLTDQEIQTKEDDEDDEDNFTSVDDSLPQCWEPKLSPDGATEQLSLCDLDKSLKSQDKVTAYALQGGEDDRKYTPGEQVADDSPKMAASGSHKREDQSDGFLVISADQKGDEHHQQKEALGCGIQDFSSTPSTTLQGPVTDLNQRLVSEDNTGPPTIDNTTSSCLLGPSFTNRLANFTDFSAKQTDDKQAEGKELAGWKGKSPQQRVMSGRTQSRKGKRVKRT from the exons atgtatatgtATTTTCAAGTGAAACAGTCACAGATCTTTGTGTCTCTGTTACAGAATCAATCTGAAACACCGGATATTCTGACTTCTGAGAATCAAAGGTCTTTGTCTgctctttctttctcctctgcCTCATCAGCACCTCTGTTGAAACATCCTCACTTCTTTGACAGCACCATAACTTTGCAGAGGATTTCAGCTTTTCTCACTGATCAGGAGATCCAAACTAAAGAAGATGATGAAGACGATGAGGACAATTTCACCTCAGTGGATGATTCTTTGCCACAATGCTGGGAGCCAAAACTGTCACCAGATGGCGCCACAGAACAACTTTCCCTCTGTGACTTAGATAAAAGTTTAAAGTCCCAAGATAAAGTAACAGCTTATGCTTTGCAAGGTggagaagatgacaggaagtacaCACCAGGAGAGCAAGTTGCTGATGATTCTCCCAAAATGGCCGCTTCAGGTTCCCACAAAAGGGAAGACCAGTCAGATGGTTTTCTGGTGATATCAGCAGACCAG AAAGGGGATGAGCACCACCAGCAAAAGGAAGCTCTGGGATGTGGCATTCAAGACTTCTCCAGTACACCATCAACAACCCTCCAAGGTCCAGTGACTGACCTGAACCAAAGGTTGGTTTCAGAGGACAACACTGGCCCACCAACAATTG ATAACACCACATCTTCCTGTCTACTTGGCCCCTCATTCACCAACAGACTGGCCAACTTCACTGATTTCTCTGCAAAGCAAACAGATGACAAACAg GCAGAAGGAAAGGAGCTTGCAGGTTGGAAAGGGAAGTCTCCACAACAAAGAGTCATGAGTGGAAGAACACAATCCAGAAAAGGCAAACGAGTGAAGAGAACATGA